AAATGATATATATATAAGAGGAGGTGGCTGTAATGGTTGTGCACTTAAGTGCTATTACACCAGTTGGCCTAGTTATTATCGGTGTGGTTGCAATTTTAATTTTCGGACCAAAGAAATTACCAGAGCTAGGTAAAGCTATGGGTTCTACACTTCGCGAATTTAAAAATGCAACAAAAGGTCTAGCTGATGACGATGATGATGCAAAAAAGAAAGTAATTGAACATAAAGAAAATGATAACGTTAAGTAAGTTAAGGATGTCAATTTAATATGAATCCAAGAGAATTAACTGTTACAGAGCATTTAGTAGAACTAAGGAAACGGCTCTTTATTTGTGCTGTTTTCTTTGTTATTGCACTTATTGTTGGCTTTTATCTAGCTGAACCAATTATTAAATATATTCAATATAGTAAAGAAGCAGAGCAACTAACTTTAAACGCGTTTAATGTGACCGATCCTCTTGTTATTTACCTACAAGTGACGGTTTTTGTAGCGTTCGTTTTAAGTTCACCATTGCTTCTTCATCAAATTTGGTTGTTTATCACACCAGGTTTACATGAGACAGAACGTAAGGCTACTTTAAAATATATTCCTTATTCGTTTATTCTATTTATAGCAGGTGCATCATTTTCTTATTTTGTGTTGTTCCCATATGTTATGCATTTTATGATGGGCTTATCTGCGGATTTAGAAATCAAACAAACAATAGGAATTAACGCATATTTTTCATTTTTGTTTCGCCTAGTTATGCCTTTCGGAATCGTTTTTCAGTTACCTGTTGTAACGTTATTTTTAGCACGTTTAGGTATATTAAATCCTGAATTAATGGTGAAGTTCAGAAAATATGCATATTTCGTGTTAGTTGTGATAGCGGTATTCCTTGCACCACCCGACTTTATTTCAAATGTTATTGTAGCAATTCCGCTATTTGTAATTTATGAGATTAGTATTATTATAGCGCGCAGGGGCTATCGTAAATTTTTACAAGCTGAAGCAATGCAGTTAGAGGAAGAACGGATAGCAGCAGAACGTGAGCAAGTGGAGCGTTTGTTGGCTGAGCAAAAACGACAAATAGAAGAAATGAATGACTAATTTAAAAAGCTGGATGTGATGACCACATCCAGCTTTTTTTATTGCATTTTTTGCAGTTCTTGTAAAAACTTTTGCAACGGTTCAGCGTTTAATTGGATAAGC
This genomic interval from Lysinibacillus sphaericus contains the following:
- a CDS encoding twin-arginine translocase TatA/TatE family subunit → MVVHLSAITPVGLVIIGVVAILIFGPKKLPELGKAMGSTLREFKNATKGLADDDDDAKKKVIEHKENDNVK
- the tatC gene encoding twin-arginine translocase subunit TatC, with the translated sequence MNPRELTVTEHLVELRKRLFICAVFFVIALIVGFYLAEPIIKYIQYSKEAEQLTLNAFNVTDPLVIYLQVTVFVAFVLSSPLLLHQIWLFITPGLHETERKATLKYIPYSFILFIAGASFSYFVLFPYVMHFMMGLSADLEIKQTIGINAYFSFLFRLVMPFGIVFQLPVVTLFLARLGILNPELMVKFRKYAYFVLVVIAVFLAPPDFISNVIVAIPLFVIYEISIIIARRGYRKFLQAEAMQLEEERIAAEREQVERLLAEQKRQIEEMND